One genomic window of Comamonas antarctica includes the following:
- a CDS encoding DMT family transporter, protein MLLKPWTRTAVLSRFSRQEAALLAVTVLWGGTFVVMHAAMAHSGPLFFVGLRFVVAGLATMLVFRRLMAGVTQAELLAGAAIGASICVAYALLGQGLQSIEASRAAFLTALYVPAVPLLQWLLTRRAPHPMVWAGIGLAFIGLLLVSNPGGASLWRLGVGEAATILGAFVIALEILLIGKYAGQVNVQRVTAIQLLVAGVCALAAMPLAGESVPAFSWVWAASGVGLGLVRALIHLTMNWAQQSVSPTRATLIYATDPVWAGIIGRIAGDRLPATALLGAVFIVAGILASELRPRRLGPAAATH, encoded by the coding sequence ATGCTGCTCAAACCCTGGACTCGCACCGCCGTGCTTTCGCGCTTTTCCCGCCAGGAGGCCGCGCTGCTGGCGGTGACCGTGCTCTGGGGTGGCACCTTCGTGGTGATGCACGCCGCGATGGCCCATAGCGGGCCGCTGTTCTTCGTCGGCCTGCGCTTCGTTGTCGCCGGGCTCGCGACCATGCTGGTCTTTCGCCGGCTGATGGCCGGAGTCACGCAGGCCGAGCTCCTGGCGGGCGCGGCGATCGGCGCGTCGATCTGCGTCGCCTATGCGCTGCTGGGCCAGGGGCTGCAGAGCATCGAGGCCAGCCGCGCCGCCTTCCTGACCGCGCTGTATGTTCCGGCCGTGCCGCTTTTGCAGTGGCTGCTCACGCGGCGTGCGCCCCATCCCATGGTCTGGGCCGGCATCGGGCTGGCGTTCATCGGCCTGCTGCTGGTCAGCAATCCGGGCGGCGCGTCGCTGTGGCGGCTGGGCGTGGGCGAAGCCGCGACGATTCTGGGCGCGTTCGTGATCGCGCTGGAGATCCTGCTGATCGGCAAATATGCGGGCCAGGTCAACGTGCAGCGCGTCACGGCCATCCAGCTGCTGGTGGCGGGCGTGTGCGCCCTTGCGGCCATGCCGCTCGCGGGCGAGAGCGTGCCCGCGTTTTCCTGGGTCTGGGCGGCCAGCGGCGTGGGGCTGGGACTGGTCAGGGCATTGATCCATCTGACCATGAACTGGGCGCAGCAATCGGTCTCGCCGACGCGGGCCACGCTGATCTATGCCACCGACCCGGTCTGGGCCGGCATCATCGGCCGCATCGCGGGCGACCGCCTGCCGGCCACGGCACTGCTGGGCGCGGTATTCATCGTCGCCGGCATACTGGCCAGCGAACTGCGGCCGCGCCGCCTCGGCCCGGCTGCCGCCACCCACTGA
- a CDS encoding Bug family tripartite tricarboxylate transporter substrate binding protein: MPDPVTTDPNPAMHFFPSPLPFAARSRRRLAALLAAGCCAMASPGAQAQDTWPAKPIKLIVPSAPGGGVDTVARIWANCAATRIGQPLVIENRAGANGLPAVQALKQAPADGYTLFIAGMSQLTVTPYVYAKPPYEVARDFEGVNLVVSSPYLLVASPGSKIDRFADIGKAAAAAPAGLNFGSPGTGSPAHLMSAILADKLKAALVHVPFQGEATALTSVVGNQIDLAPFIAGTALGNVKAGKIKALAVLGSARLADLPTVPTVAELLGSAELAHGSWTALMARSGTPAAVVQKLHAATQQCLQEPDVVQRYQGMHAVTLPGTRADVADYIRRDTDVWKPLVARLGVRND; this comes from the coding sequence ATGCCTGATCCTGTTACCACCGACCCGAACCCCGCCATGCACTTCTTCCCATCGCCGCTTCCCTTCGCAGCCCGCAGCCGGCGCCGGCTTGCGGCGCTGCTGGCCGCCGGCTGCTGCGCCATGGCCTCGCCCGGCGCGCAGGCGCAAGACACCTGGCCGGCCAAACCCATCAAGCTGATCGTGCCGTCCGCGCCGGGCGGCGGCGTGGACACGGTGGCGCGGATCTGGGCGAACTGCGCCGCCACGCGCATCGGCCAGCCGTTGGTCATCGAGAACCGCGCCGGCGCCAACGGCCTGCCGGCGGTGCAGGCGCTCAAGCAGGCGCCGGCCGACGGCTATACGCTGTTCATTGCCGGCATGTCGCAGCTGACCGTCACGCCCTATGTCTACGCCAAGCCGCCGTATGAGGTGGCCAGGGACTTCGAAGGCGTGAACCTGGTGGTGAGCAGCCCCTATCTGCTGGTCGCCAGCCCGGGCTCGAAGATCGACCGATTCGCCGATATCGGCAAGGCGGCAGCGGCCGCGCCGGCAGGCCTGAATTTCGGCTCGCCGGGCACCGGCAGCCCCGCGCATCTGATGTCGGCCATCCTGGCGGACAAGCTCAAGGCGGCGCTGGTGCATGTGCCGTTCCAGGGCGAGGCCACGGCGCTGACCAGCGTGGTCGGCAACCAGATCGACCTGGCGCCGTTCATTGCCGGCACGGCATTGGGCAATGTCAAGGCCGGCAAGATCAAGGCGCTGGCCGTGCTGGGCAGCGCGCGGCTGGCCGATCTGCCCACGGTGCCGACCGTGGCCGAACTCCTGGGCAGCGCCGAGCTGGCCCATGGCTCCTGGACCGCGCTGATGGCCCGGTCCGGCACGCCCGCGGCCGTGGTGCAGAAGCTGCATGCCGCGACGCAGCAATGCCTGCAGGAGCCCGACGTGGTCCAGCGCTACCAGGGCATGCATGCGGTGACGCTGCCAGGCACCCGGGCCGATGTTGCCGACTACATCCGCCGCGACACCGACGTCTGGAAGCCGCTGGTGGCGCGGCTGGGCGTGCGCAACGACTAG
- a CDS encoding M81 family metallopeptidase has product MRVFSAVLATETNSFAPLPTSLASFQERSYFPAGQHPDEPLYNSGPLWAARVRGREQGWVLHEGLVAAAQPGGITTRATYEALRDELLADLRASLPVDMVLLGLHGAMVADGYEDCEGDLLQRVRALVGAGVVIGAELDPHCHLSQAMVDHTDVMVAFKEYPHTDVLERAYELVDICAATVRGEVRPVAAVVDCQMVAVLHTSRAPMRGYVDRLQQLERAGQALTISVVHGFPWGDVPDMGTRLLVYADGDARAAARLARSLADELIALRDQLSAPAPGIEAALDQALKAEGPVVMADGADNPGGGAAGDATFVLQAILARGIREVAIGPLWDPSAAALAVAAGAGARLPLRIGGKIGPLSGDPVDLLCTVLAVNPAHHQSGLSGAKVPMGACALVEAQGVQLVLASIRTQAMGTDLFSGLGCDLARRKLIVVKSSQHFFAEFSKIASQVLYVQAPGTLTDDLRTLPYRRIQRPKWPLDA; this is encoded by the coding sequence TTGCGCGTGTTCAGCGCCGTGCTGGCCACCGAGACCAACAGCTTCGCGCCGCTGCCCACCAGCCTGGCTTCGTTCCAGGAGCGCTCGTATTTCCCCGCGGGCCAGCATCCCGACGAGCCGCTGTACAACTCCGGCCCGCTGTGGGCGGCGCGCGTGCGCGGGCGCGAACAGGGCTGGGTGCTGCACGAGGGCCTGGTGGCCGCGGCCCAGCCGGGCGGCATCACCACGCGCGCGACCTACGAGGCACTGCGCGACGAATTGCTGGCCGACCTGCGTGCCAGCCTGCCCGTCGACATGGTGCTGCTGGGCCTGCATGGCGCGATGGTCGCCGATGGCTACGAGGACTGCGAAGGCGACCTGCTGCAGCGCGTGCGCGCGCTGGTCGGCGCCGGCGTGGTGATCGGCGCCGAGCTCGACCCGCACTGCCATCTGTCGCAGGCCATGGTCGACCACACCGATGTGATGGTTGCGTTCAAGGAATATCCGCACACCGACGTGCTCGAGCGCGCCTATGAACTGGTCGACATCTGTGCCGCCACGGTGCGCGGTGAGGTGCGTCCGGTGGCCGCGGTGGTGGATTGCCAGATGGTCGCGGTGCTGCACACCTCGCGTGCGCCCATGCGCGGCTATGTCGACCGGCTGCAGCAGCTCGAGCGCGCGGGCCAGGCGCTGACGATCTCGGTGGTGCATGGCTTTCCCTGGGGCGATGTGCCCGACATGGGGACCCGGCTGCTGGTCTATGCCGATGGCGACGCGCGCGCCGCGGCCCGGCTGGCGCGCAGCCTGGCGGACGAGCTGATCGCGCTCCGGGACCAGCTGTCCGCGCCCGCGCCGGGGATCGAGGCCGCGCTCGACCAGGCCCTCAAGGCCGAAGGCCCGGTGGTCATGGCCGACGGCGCCGACAACCCCGGTGGCGGCGCGGCCGGCGATGCCACCTTCGTGCTGCAGGCGATCCTGGCGCGCGGCATCCGCGAGGTGGCGATCGGCCCGCTGTGGGACCCGTCGGCCGCGGCGCTGGCCGTGGCCGCGGGCGCGGGCGCGCGCCTGCCGCTGCGCATCGGCGGCAAGATCGGCCCCTTGTCCGGCGACCCGGTCGATCTGCTGTGCACCGTGCTGGCCGTGAACCCGGCCCACCACCAGAGCGGATTGTCGGGCGCCAAGGTGCCGATGGGCGCCTGCGCGCTGGTCGAAGCCCAGGGGGTGCAACTGGTGCTGGCCTCGATCCGCACCCAGGCCATGGGCACCGACCTGTTCAGCGGACTGGGCTGCGATCTGGCGCGCAGGAAGCTGATCGTGGTCAAGTCCTCGCAGCATTTCTTTGCCGAGTTCTCGAAGATCGCCAGCCAGGTGCTGTATGTGCAGGCGCCCGGAACGCTGACCGACGACCTGCGCACGCTGCCCTACCGGCGCATCCAGCGGCCCAAATGGCCCCTCGATGCCTGA
- a CDS encoding helix-turn-helix domain-containing protein, translating to MNHPAISAATRAQQLDPATLGQRLRHARKQLGWTLAGLGERAGVSITTISRAERGQLALGYENLAALARALGMDLGTLFANADRAGAGAASGPVVTRAGEGVVYRGLSLSYEFLATGVDAKPITPMLGTVHARTFNGPQDFARHPGAEFVHVLSGAICVHFENGEQVRLARGDSLYFDSRLGHAYVTVSRQLARIVGVSTNESELMARARQGAQSA from the coding sequence GTGAACCATCCCGCCATCTCCGCTGCGACGCGTGCGCAGCAACTCGACCCGGCCACGCTCGGCCAGCGCCTGCGCCATGCGCGCAAGCAGCTGGGCTGGACGCTGGCCGGGCTTGGCGAGCGCGCCGGGGTATCGATCACCACCATCTCGCGTGCCGAGCGCGGCCAGCTGGCGCTGGGTTACGAGAACCTGGCGGCGCTGGCGCGCGCGCTGGGCATGGACCTGGGCACGCTGTTTGCCAACGCGGACCGCGCCGGCGCGGGCGCTGCCAGCGGCCCGGTAGTGACGCGCGCCGGCGAGGGCGTGGTCTACCGCGGCTTGTCGCTGTCCTATGAGTTCCTGGCCACGGGCGTGGATGCCAAGCCGATCACGCCGATGCTGGGCACGGTGCATGCGCGCACCTTCAACGGCCCGCAGGACTTCGCGCGCCATCCGGGGGCCGAGTTCGTGCATGTGCTGTCGGGCGCGATCTGCGTGCACTTCGAGAACGGCGAGCAGGTGCGGCTCGCGCGCGGCGATTCGCTGTATTTCGACAGCCGCCTGGGTCATGCCTATGTCACCGTGAGCCGCCAGTTGGCGCGCATCGTCGGCGTCAGCACCAACGAGAGCGAGCTGATGGCGCGCGCGCGCCAGGGTGCGCAATCGGCTTGA
- a CDS encoding FAD-dependent oxidoreductase: MKVLVIGAGVVGTCTALALRRRGHEVMLLDAGAEPATGASHANAGLISPGHCFSWAEPGIVRVALQSLLGRSDGLGICAPLSPALWRWGWLFAREGTEARWLENSRAALALSAYSRDCQFQPQALPPETYGGRHAGIVYLYGAADTPGAHDARLLQAAGEPFETLDAPALLQCEPLLEASAIRFAKGVFSPRDGTGDAARYARAALAAFEQLGGIARWSERVQQVLVRAGQAVGVRTDRNEHRADAVVVAAGLQSRALLRPLGIDLPIFPVAGYSISYENVAGALPTRGAVSIAHKIAWASFAPRSVRFTGFADVGTPDAARRARRFAALDAFARQIMPSLAGAQRRQWVGARPMTPDNLPFLGASGMPGLWLNCGHGAMGWTMAHGSAQTIADLLEGQAACLDLAPYRARRYRWLARRDAAANPKELRT, translated from the coding sequence ATGAAAGTCCTGGTCATTGGCGCCGGCGTGGTCGGCACCTGCACGGCGCTGGCGCTGCGCCGGCGCGGCCATGAAGTGATGCTGCTCGACGCTGGCGCGGAGCCCGCGACCGGCGCCAGCCATGCCAACGCCGGGCTGATCTCGCCCGGCCACTGCTTCAGCTGGGCCGAGCCGGGCATAGTCCGCGTGGCGCTGCAGTCGCTGCTGGGCAGGAGCGACGGCCTGGGCATCTGCGCGCCGCTCAGTCCCGCGCTGTGGCGCTGGGGCTGGCTGTTCGCGCGCGAGGGCACCGAGGCGCGCTGGCTCGAGAATTCACGTGCTGCACTGGCGCTGTCGGCGTACTCGCGCGACTGCCAATTCCAGCCCCAGGCCCTGCCGCCCGAGACCTATGGCGGCCGGCATGCGGGCATCGTCTACCTCTATGGTGCCGCGGACACACCCGGCGCGCACGACGCCCGCCTGCTGCAGGCCGCTGGCGAGCCCTTCGAGACGCTGGATGCACCAGCGCTGCTGCAGTGCGAGCCGCTGCTCGAAGCCAGCGCGATCCGCTTTGCCAAGGGCGTGTTCAGCCCGCGCGACGGCACCGGCGATGCGGCGCGCTACGCGCGTGCGGCGCTGGCGGCCTTCGAGCAGCTCGGCGGCATTGCGCGCTGGAGCGAGCGCGTGCAGCAGGTGCTGGTGCGCGCCGGCCAGGCCGTGGGCGTGCGCACCGACCGCAACGAGCACCGCGCCGATGCCGTGGTGGTGGCTGCGGGCCTGCAGTCCCGCGCTTTGTTGCGTCCCTTGGGCATCGACCTGCCGATCTTTCCCGTCGCCGGCTACTCCATCAGCTATGAAAACGTCGCCGGCGCGCTGCCCACGCGTGGCGCGGTATCGATTGCGCACAAGATTGCCTGGGCCTCGTTTGCGCCGCGCAGCGTGCGTTTCACGGGGTTTGCCGATGTCGGCACGCCCGACGCGGCGCGCCGCGCACGGCGCTTTGCGGCGCTCGATGCCTTTGCGCGCCAGATCATGCCGTCGCTGGCGGGCGCGCAGCGCCGCCAGTGGGTGGGCGCGCGGCCGATGACGCCCGACAACCTGCCGTTTCTCGGCGCCAGCGGCATGCCGGGGCTGTGGCTCAACTGCGGCCATGGCGCCATGGGCTGGACCATGGCGCATGGCTCGGCGCAGACGATTGCCGACCTGCTCGAAGGACAGGCAGCGTGCCTGGACCTGGCGCCCTATCGCGCCCGCCGTTATCGATGGCTTGCCCGGCGCGATGCCGCGGCCAACCCCAAGGAGCTTCGTACATGA
- a CDS encoding RidA family protein has translation MTAVTHYPASGPFPFSSAVRANGWVLLSGQIPFNAEGKPHAGDIGAQTQAVMDSVCRTLEQVGSSIHDVVKVNVWLSDLADFAAFNAVYAGYFDGGKYPVRSLVQAGLAFNVKVEVEVQALDRQQAGH, from the coding sequence ATGACCGCTGTCACCCACTATCCCGCCTCCGGGCCGTTTCCCTTTTCCAGCGCCGTGCGCGCCAATGGCTGGGTGCTGCTGTCAGGGCAGATTCCGTTCAACGCCGAGGGCAAGCCGCATGCAGGCGATATCGGCGCACAGACCCAGGCCGTGATGGACAGCGTCTGCCGCACGCTGGAGCAGGTCGGCAGCTCGATCCACGATGTGGTCAAGGTCAATGTGTGGCTCTCCGACCTGGCCGACTTTGCTGCCTTCAACGCGGTCTACGCGGGCTACTTCGATGGCGGCAAGTACCCGGTGCGCAGCCTGGTGCAGGCCGGGCTGGCGTTCAACGTCAAGGTCGAAGTCGAGGTGCAGGCGCTGGACCGGCAACAAGCCGGCCACTGA
- a CDS encoding SDR family NAD(P)-dependent oxidoreductase has translation MNQNPQTVLITGAAGHLGRAVAAHFRQRGARLVLLDRDVQALQADYGSDTGVLLAQVDLMDRAAVAASVQQACAHFDGLDSVCHLAGGFRMGEAVHETSAQTWDFLMDLNARTLLNVAAAAVPQLLARGAGQVVTVGAGAALRGTAQMGAYAASKSALIRLTESMSAELKERGINVNCVLPSIIDTPDNRSAMPDADHGSWVAPAALADVIGFLASPAARALHGAAIPVLGRV, from the coding sequence ATGAACCAGAACCCGCAGACCGTGCTCATCACCGGCGCCGCCGGCCATCTCGGCCGTGCCGTGGCCGCGCATTTCCGCCAGCGCGGCGCGCGCCTGGTGCTGCTCGACCGCGATGTGCAGGCGCTGCAAGCGGACTACGGCAGCGACACCGGCGTGCTGCTGGCCCAGGTCGATCTGATGGACCGCGCCGCCGTGGCCGCCAGCGTGCAGCAGGCCTGCGCGCATTTCGACGGCCTCGACAGCGTGTGCCACCTTGCGGGCGGCTTTCGCATGGGCGAGGCAGTGCATGAGACCTCGGCGCAGACCTGGGACTTTCTCATGGACCTGAATGCGCGCACGCTGCTGAATGTGGCCGCGGCGGCCGTGCCGCAGCTGCTGGCGCGCGGCGCGGGGCAGGTCGTCACCGTGGGCGCGGGCGCGGCGCTGCGCGGCACGGCGCAGATGGGCGCCTATGCGGCCTCGAAAAGCGCGCTGATCCGCCTGACCGAGTCGATGTCGGCCGAACTCAAGGAGCGCGGAATCAACGTCAACTGCGTGCTGCCCTCGATCATCGACACGCCGGACAACCGCAGCGCCATGCCCGACGCCGACCACGGCAGCTGGGTCGCACCCGCGGCGCTGGCCGATGTCATCGGCTTTCTGGCGTCGCCCGCGGCGCGCGCGCTGCATGGCGCA